In a single window of the Bradyrhizobium sp. ORS 285 genome:
- a CDS encoding 3-hydroxybutyrate dehydrogenase — translation MTTNLKGKTAVVTGSTSGIGLAIARGFASAGANIVINGFGAAADIEKERAAIESEFKVKAVHSPADMTKPAEIAGMIALGESTFGSVDILVNNAGIQFVSPVEDFPPEKWEQIIAINLSSAFYGIHAAVPGMKKRGWGRIINTASAHSLVASPFKSAYVSAKHGIAGLTKTVALELATFKITCNCISPGYVWTPLVEKQIPDTMKARNLTKEQVINDVLLAAQPTKEFVTVDQVAALALFLCSDEAAQITGTNLSIDGGWTAA, via the coding sequence ATGACGACGAATCTGAAGGGCAAGACCGCGGTGGTCACCGGCTCGACCAGCGGCATCGGACTCGCGATTGCGCGCGGCTTCGCCAGCGCGGGCGCGAACATCGTGATCAACGGCTTCGGCGCGGCCGCCGACATCGAGAAGGAGCGCGCCGCGATCGAGAGCGAGTTCAAGGTCAAGGCGGTGCACTCGCCCGCCGACATGACCAAGCCAGCCGAGATCGCCGGCATGATCGCGCTCGGCGAGAGCACGTTCGGCAGCGTCGACATTCTCGTCAACAATGCCGGCATCCAGTTCGTCTCGCCGGTCGAGGATTTTCCGCCGGAGAAGTGGGAGCAGATCATCGCGATCAATCTCTCCTCGGCGTTCTACGGCATTCACGCGGCCGTGCCTGGCATGAAGAAGCGCGGCTGGGGCCGCATCATCAACACAGCCTCCGCTCACTCACTGGTCGCCTCGCCGTTCAAGTCGGCCTATGTGTCGGCCAAGCACGGCATCGCGGGCCTGACCAAGACGGTGGCGCTGGAGCTTGCGACCTTCAAGATCACCTGCAACTGCATCTCGCCCGGCTATGTCTGGACGCCGCTGGTGGAGAAGCAGATTCCCGACACGATGAAGGCGCGCAATCTCACCAAGGAGCAGGTCATCAACGACGTTCTGCTCGCGGCCCAGCCCACGAAGGAGTTCGTGACGGTCGACCAGGTCGCAGCACTGGCGCTGTTCCTGTGCAGCGACGAGGCGGCGCAGATCACCGGCACCAACCTGTCGATCGATGGCGGCTGGACTGCCGCGTAA
- a CDS encoding CAP domain-containing protein: protein MKHPALALSIVLLLAGCAAEAPVVQAPTMYADMAVAGAKLDAVAAATMISQYRQNNGLGMVEVDPELMRLAESQSQAMADKNKLDHDVRAPLAKRLNGAGYDAVVAVENVSAGYHTLAEAFSGWRDSPPHRANMLKSGVTKIGIAASYAPNTKYKVFWTMILAAPDSKKPS, encoded by the coding sequence TTGAAGCATCCGGCACTCGCTCTCTCCATCGTCCTCCTGCTCGCCGGCTGCGCGGCCGAGGCGCCGGTCGTGCAGGCGCCGACCATGTATGCCGACATGGCGGTCGCCGGCGCCAAGCTCGATGCGGTCGCCGCGGCGACGATGATCTCACAATACCGTCAGAACAACGGGCTCGGCATGGTCGAGGTCGATCCCGAATTGATGCGGCTCGCCGAGTCGCAGTCGCAGGCGATGGCCGACAAGAACAAGCTCGATCACGACGTGCGCGCGCCGCTGGCCAAGCGGCTGAACGGCGCCGGATATGATGCCGTCGTCGCGGTCGAAAACGTCTCCGCCGGCTACCACACGCTCGCGGAAGCCTTTTCCGGCTGGCGCGATTCGCCGCCCCACCGCGCCAACATGCTGAAGAGCGGTGTCACAAAAATAGGCATTGCCGCGAGCTATGCTCCAAATACGAAATACAAGGTCTTCTGGACCATGATCCTGGCCGCTCCGGACAGCAAGAAGCCTTCCTGA
- a CDS encoding protein-disulfide reductase DsbD domain-containing protein gives MSALVPHHSATLFAVALISSCLVSGARAQDSSPWQRDSHSAVRLLAGSRSGPVMLGGIAFQLQPGWKTYWRTPGDSGVPPRFDFSKSENVEAVTVLWPAPTKFDDGAGGHSLGYHDQVVLPLRIVAKSVDKPVTLRADISYAVCEKICIPVDAKAELAFTSVASTEDTALSAALDTVPKPVNVGDGNPLTIRDVKRDGKKDVIVDVAVADPHGVHLYVEGPTPDWALPIPTARDSGTPGIKRFAFELDGVPPGVKPDGAALKLTVVGPDKAYEFNVNLP, from the coding sequence ATGTCCGCCTTGGTTCCTCATCACTCCGCCACACTGTTCGCCGTCGCCCTCATATCGTCCTGCCTCGTGTCCGGCGCACGGGCGCAGGACTCCTCGCCCTGGCAGCGTGACAGCCACTCCGCAGTGCGCCTGCTCGCGGGCTCGCGCAGTGGGCCGGTGATGCTCGGCGGCATCGCGTTTCAGCTGCAGCCGGGATGGAAGACCTATTGGCGCACGCCCGGCGATTCCGGCGTGCCGCCGCGGTTCGACTTTTCCAAGTCGGAGAACGTCGAAGCGGTGACGGTTCTATGGCCGGCGCCGACCAAATTCGACGACGGCGCCGGCGGCCATTCGCTCGGCTATCACGACCAGGTCGTGCTGCCGCTGCGCATCGTCGCCAAGAGCGTCGACAAGCCGGTGACCTTGCGCGCCGACATCAGCTACGCGGTCTGCGAGAAGATCTGCATCCCGGTGGACGCGAAGGCCGAGCTCGCCTTCACCAGCGTCGCCAGCACCGAGGACACCGCGCTGTCGGCGGCGCTCGACACGGTGCCGAAGCCGGTCAATGTCGGCGACGGCAATCCGCTGACGATCCGCGACGTCAAGCGCGACGGCAAGAAGGACGTCATCGTCGATGTCGCCGTTGCCGATCCGCACGGCGTGCACCTCTATGTCGAGGGGCCGACGCCGGACTGGGCGCTGCCGATCCCGACCGCACGCGACAGCGGCACGCCCGGCATCAAGCGCTTCGCGTTCGAGCTCGACGGCGTACCGCCCGGCGTCAAGCCGGACGGCGCGGCGCTGAAGCTCACGGTCGTCGGACCGGACAAAGCCTACGAGTTCAACGTCAACCTGCCGTGA
- a CDS encoding SDR family NAD(P)-dependent oxidoreductase: MNALDFSGRQVLVIGGSSGIGNGIAQAFRAQGARVAICGTRASAADYRAEDGSDLEGLDYHQLDVSNAAAIEAFAPRFDRLDVLVLAQGAVLYRRGEFAMDGFRKVLEVNLISLMACATKFHSLLSEAKGALIIVSSTAAYHSTMGNPAYNASKTGAVGLTRTLAEAWAADGIRVNGIAPGLVDTKMTKVTTANPQRLEGALQRIPLKRLGTPQDMAGAALFLASPLASYIIGQTLVVDGGLIL; the protein is encoded by the coding sequence ATGAACGCGCTCGATTTCTCAGGGCGGCAGGTGCTGGTGATCGGTGGATCCAGCGGCATCGGCAACGGCATCGCGCAGGCGTTTCGCGCGCAGGGCGCTCGGGTCGCGATCTGCGGCACGCGCGCCAGTGCGGCCGATTATCGCGCCGAGGACGGCTCCGATCTCGAGGGGCTCGACTATCATCAGCTCGACGTCAGCAACGCCGCCGCGATCGAGGCGTTCGCGCCGCGCTTCGACCGGCTCGACGTGCTGGTGCTGGCGCAGGGCGCGGTGCTGTATCGGCGCGGTGAGTTCGCGATGGACGGCTTCCGCAAGGTGCTGGAGGTCAACCTCATCAGCCTGATGGCCTGTGCGACCAAGTTTCACAGCCTGCTGAGCGAGGCCAAGGGCGCGCTGATCATCGTGTCGTCGACCGCGGCCTATCATTCGACCATGGGCAATCCCGCCTACAATGCGTCCAAGACCGGAGCGGTGGGGCTGACGCGAACGCTGGCTGAGGCGTGGGCCGCGGACGGCATCCGCGTCAACGGCATCGCGCCGGGCCTCGTCGATACCAAGATGACCAAGGTGACGACAGCCAACCCGCAGCGTCTCGAAGGCGCCCTGCAGCGCATTCCGCTGAAGCGGCTCGGCACGCCGCAGGACATGGCCGGCGCGGCGCTGTTCCTCGCCTCGCCGCTGGCCTCCTACATCATCGGGCAGACCCTCGTCGTCGATGGCGGCCTGATTTTGTAG
- a CDS encoding CsbD family protein, with amino-acid sequence MDTDRLTGTAKDVAGKVEGGIGEMTGDKSTQASGRAREASGVVQNLYGQAKDAAREAGDAAMDYAKDTFGGSADSLRDGTQALTKRVQDNPMGALLVAGGIGFMLAMLMRPSSRPQPQRWRY; translated from the coding sequence ATGGATACGGATCGTTTGACCGGTACGGCGAAGGATGTCGCAGGCAAGGTCGAGGGCGGCATCGGCGAGATGACCGGCGACAAGAGCACGCAGGCCTCGGGTCGTGCGCGCGAGGCTTCGGGCGTGGTGCAGAACCTGTACGGCCAGGCCAAGGACGCTGCCCGCGAGGCCGGCGATGCCGCGATGGACTATGCCAAGGACACGTTCGGTGGCAGCGCCGATAGCCTGCGTGACGGCACCCAGGCGCTGACCAAGCGGGTGCAGGACAATCCGATGGGCGCGCTGCTCGTGGCCGGCGGCATCGGCTTCATGCTCGCGATGCTGATGCGTCCGTCGAGCCGGCCGCAGCCGCAGCGCTGGCGCTACTGA
- a CDS encoding YqgE/AlgH family protein yields the protein MNPEAKRLGDIRRKVTGIGDHASHGGYLDGQLLVAMPVMGDSRFERSVIYLCAHSAEGAMGIMVNRPAGSIDFPQLLMQLNIIEKGNQISLPDSAETMKVLSGGPVDTGRGFVLHSSDYFIANATLKINDGVCLTTTIDILKAIAKGNGPKHAILALGYAGWRAGQLEEEIQDNGWLHCDADPDLIFGDNVENKYDLALRKIGIDPGMLSNAAGHA from the coding sequence ATGAATCCTGAAGCAAAAAGGCTGGGCGACATTCGCCGCAAGGTAACGGGGATCGGCGATCACGCCTCTCACGGCGGCTACCTCGACGGCCAGCTGCTGGTTGCGATGCCAGTGATGGGCGATTCCCGCTTCGAGCGATCCGTGATTTATCTGTGCGCGCACTCGGCCGAGGGCGCCATGGGTATCATGGTGAACCGCCCGGCGGGCAGCATCGATTTCCCGCAGCTCCTGATGCAACTCAATATCATCGAGAAGGGCAATCAGATCAGCCTGCCCGACAGCGCCGAAACCATGAAGGTGCTGAGCGGCGGCCCGGTCGATACCGGCCGCGGCTTCGTGCTGCATTCGAGCGACTACTTCATCGCCAATGCCACGTTGAAGATCAATGATGGCGTCTGCCTGACGACGACCATCGACATTCTCAAGGCGATCGCCAAGGGCAATGGTCCGAAGCACGCCATCCTCGCGCTCGGCTATGCCGGCTGGCGCGCCGGCCAGCTCGAGGAGGAGATCCAGGACAATGGCTGGCTGCATTGCGACGCCGATCCGGACCTGATCTTCGGCGACAATGTCGAGAACAAATACGACCTCGCGCTGCGCAAGATCGGCATCGATCCGGGCATGCTGTCCAACGCCGCAGGGCATGCTTAA
- a CDS encoding TauD/TfdA family dioxygenase, with product MAIAIRQLHPHFVGEVSGIDLRKPLARDEVAELQAAIDRYAVLVVHDQDITDEQQLAFALNFGEREQARGGTVTKKEDYRLTTGLNDVSNLGKDGKPLPPDHRTHLFNLGNCLWHSDSSFRPIPAKYSILSARIVNPKGGNTEFADMRAAYDALDQDTKAEIDNLVCEHSLMYSRGSLGFLDYTEEEKAMFKPVLQRLVRTHPAHGRKSLYLSSHAGAVVGMSMPEGRLLMRDLTEHATQPEFVYVHKWRLHDLIMWDNRQTMHRVRRYDQSQPRDMRRATVAGTESTVAQQAAE from the coding sequence ATGGCAATCGCCATCCGGCAGCTTCATCCCCATTTCGTCGGCGAAGTCTCAGGCATCGACCTGCGCAAGCCTCTTGCGCGCGACGAGGTCGCAGAGCTGCAGGCCGCGATCGATCGCTACGCGGTGCTGGTGGTCCATGATCAGGACATCACCGACGAGCAGCAGCTCGCTTTCGCGCTGAACTTCGGCGAGCGCGAGCAGGCGCGCGGCGGCACGGTGACCAAGAAGGAGGATTATCGCCTCACCACCGGACTGAACGACGTGTCCAATCTCGGCAAGGACGGCAAGCCGCTGCCGCCGGATCACCGCACGCATCTGTTCAATCTCGGCAACTGCCTGTGGCATTCCGACAGCTCGTTCCGCCCGATCCCGGCGAAGTACTCGATTCTCTCGGCGCGCATCGTCAATCCGAAGGGCGGCAACACCGAGTTCGCCGACATGCGCGCCGCCTATGATGCGCTGGATCAGGACACCAAGGCCGAGATCGACAATCTCGTTTGCGAACATTCGCTGATGTATTCACGCGGCTCGCTCGGCTTCCTCGACTACACCGAGGAGGAAAAGGCGATGTTCAAGCCGGTGCTGCAGCGCCTGGTGCGAACGCATCCCGCGCACGGCCGCAAGTCGCTGTATCTGTCGTCGCATGCCGGCGCCGTCGTCGGCATGAGCATGCCCGAAGGACGTTTGCTGATGCGCGACCTCACCGAGCACGCCACCCAGCCCGAGTTCGTCTATGTGCACAAATGGCGGCTGCACGATCTGATCATGTGGGACAATCGCCAGACCATGCACCGCGTCCGCCGCTACGATCAGTCGCAGCCCCGCGACATGCGCCGCGCGACGGTGGCCGGCACCGAGTCGACCGTGGCGCAGCAGGCGGCGGAGTAG
- a CDS encoding patatin-like phospholipase family protein, whose product MNHHPLPAPPTTPSDAKRVLVLQGGGALGSYQAGAYQALCHFDFEPEWVAGISIGAINSAIIAGNERDKRIERLKEFWHMVSSPVPWKPLLDGDHHRSAFNEASAALIAAFGVPGFFTPRFPPAPLWPAGTPQSVSYYDTAPLKRTLERLVDFDRINDLKTRLSVGAVGVTTGNFTYFDNVEFKRQGKRITPEHIMASGALPPGFPPVEIDGEHYWDGGIASNTPLDYVLDTETDRDLLIFQVDLFSARGELPRTLLEAAEREKDIRYSSRTRMNTDKNRMIHNTRKAFRELYAKLPDELRNDPSLEILCKAAQENTVTVVHLIYRSKNYESSSKDYDFSHVAMVEHWEAGVRDVHQSMRHKDWLERPQSGETMVTYDLTQDGNLAAAKKE is encoded by the coding sequence ATGAATCATCATCCGCTGCCGGCTCCGCCGACAACTCCCTCCGATGCCAAGCGCGTGCTCGTCCTGCAGGGCGGTGGCGCGCTCGGCTCCTATCAGGCCGGCGCCTATCAGGCGCTGTGTCACTTCGATTTCGAGCCCGAATGGGTCGCCGGCATTTCGATCGGCGCGATCAATTCCGCGATCATCGCCGGCAACGAGCGCGACAAGCGCATCGAGCGCCTCAAGGAATTCTGGCACATGGTGTCCTCGCCGGTGCCTTGGAAGCCGCTGCTCGATGGCGACCATCACCGCTCGGCGTTCAACGAGGCGAGTGCAGCGCTGATCGCGGCGTTCGGCGTCCCCGGCTTCTTTACGCCGCGCTTTCCGCCGGCGCCGCTGTGGCCGGCCGGCACGCCGCAATCGGTCAGCTATTACGACACCGCGCCGCTCAAGCGCACGCTGGAGCGGCTGGTCGATTTCGATCGCATCAACGATCTCAAGACGCGGCTGTCTGTCGGCGCCGTCGGCGTCACCACCGGCAACTTCACCTATTTCGACAATGTCGAATTCAAGAGGCAGGGCAAGCGCATCACGCCCGAGCACATCATGGCCTCCGGCGCGCTGCCGCCGGGCTTTCCGCCGGTCGAGATCGACGGCGAGCATTACTGGGACGGCGGCATCGCCTCCAACACGCCGCTCGACTACGTGCTCGACACCGAGACCGACCGAGACCTGCTGATCTTCCAGGTCGACCTGTTCTCCGCGCGCGGTGAACTGCCGCGCACCTTGCTGGAGGCGGCCGAGCGCGAGAAGGACATCCGCTATTCCAGCCGGACGCGGATGAACACCGACAAGAACCGGATGATCCACAACACGCGCAAGGCATTCCGCGAGCTCTATGCCAAGCTGCCCGATGAGCTGCGCAACGATCCCTCGCTCGAGATCCTGTGCAAGGCTGCGCAGGAGAACACCGTGACGGTGGTGCATCTGATCTATCGCAGCAAGAACTACGAGAGCTCCTCGAAGGACTACGACTTCTCCCACGTTGCGATGGTCGAGCACTGGGAGGCGGGGGTGCGCGACGTGCACCAATCGATGCGCCACAAGGACTGGCTGGAGCGACCGCAGTCCGGCGAAACCATGGTCACCTACGATCTCACGCAGGACGGCAACCTCGCTGCCGCCAAGAAGGAGTAA
- a CDS encoding PQQ-dependent sugar dehydrogenase produces the protein MVLKTVIGLVLAAGLFAADAAGADSINAGGRKASAVQPFDAKTVAEFDTPWAIAFLPDGRMLITEKPGRIFVATQSGQKTEVGNVPAVAARGQNGLLDIAVAPDFTTSSQVYISYTEPNADGSRLALARAVLSLADGRAGLTNLSVIWRQTPAGGGGQPGGIIAFDPQGTHLFLTVGDRMQPTSAQDPRQARGKVLRLNLDGSTPSDNPMAEDKGVPAQTWTTGHRNPYGLAFAPDGKLWLHEMGPRGGDELNLIEPGKNYGWPLVSNGDNYDGTPIPRHATRPDLAAPLLYWDPVIAPAGLAFYDGAMFPQWKGSALIGGLRAQALVRVAFRADGQPDEAERWDMGERIRDVAVAPDGAVWIIEDDSPGRLRRLTPAK, from the coding sequence ATGGTGCTCAAGACAGTCATCGGCCTGGTTTTGGCTGCGGGATTGTTTGCTGCCGACGCCGCAGGCGCCGACAGCATCAACGCCGGCGGTCGGAAGGCAAGTGCCGTTCAGCCCTTCGATGCCAAGACGGTGGCCGAGTTCGACACGCCCTGGGCGATCGCGTTCCTCCCGGATGGGCGGATGCTGATCACGGAGAAGCCGGGCCGGATCTTCGTCGCCACCCAGAGCGGGCAGAAGACGGAGGTCGGCAACGTTCCCGCGGTTGCCGCGCGCGGACAGAACGGCCTCCTGGACATCGCGGTTGCGCCGGACTTCACGACGTCGTCGCAGGTCTACATCAGCTACACCGAGCCGAATGCCGACGGCAGCCGCCTCGCTCTCGCCCGTGCCGTTTTGTCGCTGGCAGACGGCCGCGCCGGCCTGACAAATCTCTCCGTCATCTGGCGTCAGACGCCGGCGGGAGGCGGTGGCCAGCCCGGCGGCATCATCGCGTTCGATCCGCAGGGAACGCATTTGTTCCTGACGGTGGGCGACCGCATGCAGCCGACCAGCGCACAGGATCCACGCCAGGCGCGCGGCAAGGTACTACGGCTCAATCTCGACGGCTCGACGCCATCAGACAATCCGATGGCCGAGGACAAGGGCGTGCCGGCGCAGACCTGGACCACCGGCCACCGCAATCCCTATGGCCTCGCCTTCGCGCCGGACGGCAAGCTCTGGCTGCACGAGATGGGCCCGCGCGGCGGTGACGAGCTCAACCTGATCGAGCCGGGCAAGAACTACGGCTGGCCGCTGGTCTCGAACGGCGACAATTACGACGGCACGCCGATTCCGCGCCATGCGACGCGCCCCGATCTTGCGGCGCCGCTGCTCTACTGGGATCCGGTGATCGCGCCGGCCGGTCTCGCCTTCTATGACGGTGCGATGTTTCCGCAATGGAAGGGATCGGCGCTGATCGGCGGCCTCCGGGCTCAGGCGCTGGTGCGGGTGGCGTTTCGCGCCGATGGCCAGCCCGACGAGGCGGAGCGCTGGGATATGGGCGAGCGCATCCGCGATGTCGCGGTGGCGCCGGATGGCGCGGTCTGGATCATCGAGGACGACTCGCCGGGCCGGCTCAGGCGGCTGACGCCGGCGAAGTAG
- a CDS encoding SDR family NAD(P)-dependent oxidoreductase translates to MHEHRQLSRTVRGSTVLITGAASGMGRATARVFADDGARVAVTDIDESGAHAVAAEIAASGGTARAWRLDLTDPQAISTVVNEAAAHFDGLDIIVNNAGISVRLAIDDEAYDESWAKGIAVMLTAQQRVIRAALPHLRRSNSPRIVNIASTEALGATALHSAYSAAKAGVTGLTRSLAVELGRDSITVNCICPGPITTAMTARIPDEQKAIYARRRTALGRYGDPEEVAHITLSLCLPAASFITGAVIPVDGGLMARNA, encoded by the coding sequence ATGCATGAACATCGACAACTCAGTCGAACGGTCCGGGGATCGACCGTGCTGATCACGGGTGCGGCCTCCGGGATGGGCCGCGCGACCGCGCGGGTGTTCGCCGATGATGGCGCGCGGGTGGCCGTCACGGATATCGACGAGAGCGGCGCGCACGCTGTCGCCGCCGAGATCGCAGCATCCGGCGGAACTGCCCGCGCCTGGCGGCTCGACCTGACGGATCCCCAGGCGATCAGCACCGTCGTGAACGAGGCCGCGGCGCATTTCGATGGCCTCGACATCATCGTCAACAATGCCGGCATCTCGGTGCGCCTGGCAATCGACGACGAGGCCTATGACGAATCCTGGGCGAAGGGCATCGCCGTGATGCTGACAGCGCAGCAGCGCGTCATCCGCGCCGCGCTGCCGCATCTGCGCCGGTCGAACAGCCCGCGCATCGTGAACATCGCCTCGACCGAGGCGCTCGGCGCCACTGCGCTGCACAGCGCCTATTCGGCGGCGAAAGCGGGCGTGACCGGCCTGACGCGCTCGCTCGCCGTCGAGCTCGGACGCGACAGCATCACCGTCAATTGCATCTGCCCCGGGCCGATCACGACCGCGATGACCGCGCGCATTCCCGACGAGCAGAAGGCGATCTACGCCAGGCGCCGCACCGCGCTCGGACGCTATGGCGATCCGGAGGAAGTGGCGCACATCACCTTGAGCCTGTGCCTGCCGGCCGCGTCGTTCATCACCGGCGCCGTGATCCCTGTCGACGGCGGGCTGATGGCGCGCAATGCGTGA
- a CDS encoding lipopolysaccharide biosynthesis protein → MAVIDARNDTTSTRLAARLKARLAALGGSGEASLTRRLAGTIFLIRVLSAGLAYLSQILLARWMGGSDYGTYVYVWTWVLLLGSMLDFGIASSAQKIIPDYRTSGQPALLRGFLSGGRWLTLATSTIAALLLAGLIALLSPWIDASERMPLYIGCLTLPAFVVANTQDGIARSHDWMSLGLMPQFIIRQSLIIGFTAGAFVLGFDLGATAAMAASAAAVWIAMLGQMLVLNRRLDRHIESGPKQYDVRGWLAISLPILLVESFYLLLSYTDVLVLQQFRSSEEVGIYFAVVKTLALVSFIHYAMSATTAHRFAEYHALGDKARLSAYVAYAIKWTFWPSLAATLVLLALGKPLLWLFGAQFTAGYDIMFIAAIGLVVRAAIGPVERLLNMLGQQRACAMAYAAAFVMNLVLCIMLVPHFGGHGAAAATSLSLVFETVLLFRIVKQRLGLHVLAFGKAR, encoded by the coding sequence GTGGCCGTGATCGACGCCCGCAACGACACGACATCGACGCGCCTCGCAGCGCGGCTGAAGGCGCGCCTGGCCGCGCTCGGCGGCAGCGGCGAGGCCTCGCTGACGCGGCGGCTGGCCGGCACCATCTTCCTCATCCGCGTGCTCAGCGCCGGGCTCGCTTATCTCAGCCAGATCCTGCTCGCGCGCTGGATGGGCGGCTCGGATTACGGCACCTACGTCTATGTCTGGACCTGGGTGCTGCTGCTCGGCAGCATGCTGGATTTCGGCATTGCGTCGTCGGCGCAGAAGATCATCCCGGACTACCGCACGTCGGGCCAGCCCGCGCTGCTGCGCGGCTTCCTCTCCGGCGGCCGCTGGCTGACGCTCGCGACCTCCACCATCGCCGCGCTGCTTCTCGCCGGCCTGATCGCCCTGCTCTCGCCGTGGATCGATGCAAGCGAGCGCATGCCGCTTTATATCGGCTGTCTGACGCTGCCGGCCTTCGTCGTCGCCAACACCCAGGACGGCATCGCGCGCTCGCACGACTGGATGAGCCTCGGCCTGATGCCGCAATTCATCATCCGGCAATCCCTGATCATCGGCTTCACCGCCGGCGCCTTCGTGCTCGGCTTCGATCTCGGCGCCACCGCCGCGATGGCGGCGAGCGCCGCCGCGGTGTGGATCGCGATGCTGGGCCAGATGCTGGTACTGAACCGCAGGCTCGATCGTCACATCGAGAGCGGACCGAAGCAGTACGACGTCCGGGGCTGGCTCGCGATCTCGCTGCCGATCCTGCTGGTCGAGAGCTTCTATCTGCTGCTGTCCTACACCGACGTGCTGGTGCTGCAGCAGTTCCGCTCCTCCGAAGAGGTCGGTATCTACTTTGCCGTGGTGAAGACGCTGGCGCTTGTCTCGTTCATTCACTACGCGATGTCGGCGACGACGGCGCATCGCTTCGCCGAATATCATGCGCTCGGCGACAAGGCGCGGCTGTCGGCCTATGTCGCCTACGCGATCAAATGGACGTTCTGGCCCTCGCTCGCCGCGACGCTGGTGCTGCTCGCGCTCGGCAAGCCGCTGCTCTGGCTGTTCGGCGCACAGTTCACCGCGGGCTACGACATCATGTTCATCGCAGCCATCGGCCTCGTGGTGCGCGCGGCGATCGGCCCGGTCGAGCGGCTCCTGAACATGCTCGGCCAGCAGCGCGCCTGCGCGATGGCGTATGCCGCCGCGTTCGTGATGAACCTCGTGCTGTGCATCATGCTGGTGCCGCATTTCGGCGGCCATGGCGCCGCTGCCGCCACCTCGCTGTCCCTGGTGTTCGAAACCGTGCTGCTGTTTCGCATCGTCAAGCAGCGGCTCGGACTGCATGTCCTCGCCTTCGGCAAGGCACGTTGA
- a CDS encoding SemiSWEET transporter, with protein MLTTIIGLGAATCTTCSFLPQVIKAWRSRSTHDISMGMFVLQTTGNSMWLLYGALISDLPLVVANAITLGLVAAILGLKLRYG; from the coding sequence TTGCTGACCACGATCATCGGCCTCGGCGCCGCCACCTGCACCACATGCTCGTTCCTGCCGCAGGTCATCAAGGCCTGGCGGTCGCGCTCGACCCATGACATCTCGATGGGCATGTTCGTGCTGCAGACCACCGGCAATTCGATGTGGCTGCTCTACGGCGCGCTGATCAGCGACCTGCCGCTGGTGGTCGCCAATGCCATCACGCTCGGCCTGGTCGCGGCGATCCTCGGCCTGAAGCTGCGCTACGGCTAA
- a CDS encoding L,D-transpeptidase gives MSRLGVALSLAATFMLAGCMEATLSPTTDAALTPRDRQLLARAPYAEAQIPQQFQRHIVEYTRQEQPGTIVVDTDARLLYYVLPDRKAIRYGVAVGEEAMAFSGVATVGKLAEWPDWVPTADIQARLGPYPKRVAGGPANPLGARAIYLYEGNKDTLYRIHGTNQPEYIGQAISSGCIRMTNTDVADLYSHVQLGSTVVVLPPGQSVASTNTNIFARRS, from the coding sequence ATGTCGAGACTGGGGGTCGCGCTATCGCTGGCCGCAACGTTCATGCTGGCCGGCTGCATGGAAGCGACGCTGTCGCCGACGACGGATGCCGCCCTGACGCCGCGCGACCGCCAGCTGCTGGCCCGCGCGCCTTATGCCGAAGCGCAGATCCCGCAGCAGTTCCAGCGTCACATTGTCGAGTACACCAGGCAGGAACAGCCGGGCACCATCGTCGTCGATACCGATGCGCGCCTGCTCTACTACGTCCTGCCCGACCGCAAGGCGATCCGCTATGGCGTGGCCGTCGGCGAGGAGGCGATGGCGTTCTCCGGCGTCGCGACCGTCGGCAAGCTCGCCGAGTGGCCGGACTGGGTTCCCACGGCCGATATCCAGGCGCGCCTCGGGCCCTATCCGAAGCGCGTCGCCGGTGGCCCGGCCAATCCGCTCGGCGCCCGCGCGATCTATCTCTACGAAGGCAACAAGGACACGCTGTACCGCATCCACGGCACCAACCAGCCCGAATATATCGGCCAGGCGATCTCGTCGGGCTGCATCCGCATGACCAACACCGACGTCGCCGATCTCTACAGCCACGTCCAGCTCGGCTCGACCGTGGTCGTGCTGCCGCCGGGCCAGAGCGTCGCGTCGACCAACACCAACATCTTCGCGCGCCGCAGCTGA